GCGTCCTATCTCAATAATCGGGACGGCATTATTGGGATACATTTACGCAAACTCGGGACTGCTGAACCCGACAAATCAGAACTCGCCGTCCCTCGGTTGTCTTCTATCAGGATGGCCGAACTATACGAAAGCAGCCAGACACAAATTCAATGTCATAATACCAGCGATGCCATCCTGGCCGAGTGTCCTGGTACGTTTGGCAGTGTGGAAAAAATGTCGGGTGCATGAAAGGTACAAACTTGCATTTTCGTAAATGCAAGCGGTATTCTTCCGCCATTGGCAAGTCGGGCTCCCTACCTGTGCTTGTCGAAGGACCCTACGGTTCAATCCACTGAACTGAAGGCTGGACGAGCATCTTGACGGGAAATCTTCCGGCGACGCCTGTGCTTCACCTCGGGCCGCACGGGTGGTCCCATTGGTGTGGCGATCTCGTAGTGTTCAAGCGTTGCGATTTTGCCTGCCTTGTCAGCATGGTTGTTGGCAGCGTGGTCCTCGTCATCCCGCCAGAAAACTGACAGGTCAGTTCCCAACGGCAGACGATAACGCTTGGCGAGCTGCTCGACCGTCAACCGACATAGTTGCTCGCGTTCCGTGGCGCCATGTACGGGGCTGGGGATGCGAATCAATTTGCGTGACGGAATCTTTCGATTGATGTAATCGGCCCTTAGCAATCCAGCCTTCTGGAGCTGCTTCATAGCCAGCGCCACAGATCGCTCCGAAAGCCCCGCTTGCTGGGCGATCTGCCCGTGAGTGTTTTCCGGACGCTTCTTTATTCCCTTCCTTTCAAGCCAGCGCAACCACCGCGCCAACACCAGCGACTGTGTCAGCCGTGGCAACGCTATGAACTCGGAGGCGTTGAGCCACGTTCGCCATTCACATTCATCGGGATGCGGCTTCCATGCGCCATCGAGCTTCCCCAGTTGGGCCAGCTCAAAGTGCACGTTTCGATCCAGCACCAGCACCGGGCCGCGATGCCCCTTTATCTTGAACCGATCAATCAACCCACGTGACTGCAGGGCATAGACAGCCTCGACGACGCGGCGCTCGGACAACCCGAGCGTATTGAACAGCCGCGTGTAGGTCGCGAAGTAGGGACGCCGCAGAAACTCGTCCGGATTCGGGTTGAGATCCTCGTCGGTAAGGCCCGCCACAAATGACGGTTTGAGCCTGTGCTTTCCGTAAAGGCCCGGACTGCGTTGATTGAGGTACACGAGATGGGACAGCAGCAAGCCCGCAC
This window of the Pirellula staleyi DSM 6068 genome carries:
- a CDS encoding helix-turn-helix domain-containing protein, whose protein sequence is MLLSHLVYLNQRSPGLYGKHRLKPSFVAGLTDEDLNPNPDEFLRRPYFATYTRLFNTLGLSERRVVEAVYALQSRGLIDRFKIKGHRGPVLVLDRNVHFELAQLGKLDGAWKPHPDECEWRTWLNASEFIALPRLTQSLVLARWLRWLERKGIKKRPENTHGQIAQQAGLSERSVALAMKQLQKAGLLRADYINRKIPSRKLIRIPSPVHGATEREQLCRLTVEQLAKRYRLPLGTDLSVFWRDDEDHAANNHADKAGKIATLEHYEIATPMGPPVRPEVKHRRRRKISRQDARPAFSSVD